The following proteins come from a genomic window of Vigna unguiculata cultivar IT97K-499-35 unplaced genomic scaffold, ASM411807v1 contig_669, whole genome shotgun sequence:
- the LOC114172665 gene encoding uncharacterized protein LOC114172665: MAKDWQCRKFENGLRGDLKLMVASLSIKEFLALVEKARVMEKLKAEVEDQQRSQQKMGGPFGSTSRHDDKRKPCGQAGHFIKDYPVDRSTVPRPSSQPQPHQTRGGARLQVAGRVYAVMGAEATGSSNLIVGSCVIADRSLHVLYDSGATHSFVSESRVVELMV, translated from the exons ATGGCAAAGGACTGGCAGTGTAGAAAGTTTGAGAATGGGTTGAGGGGTGACCTCAAACTCATGGTGGCTTCGCTCTCTATCAAGGAATTCCTTGCCTTGGTAGAGAAGGCAAGAGTAATGGAGAAGCTTAAGGCTGAAGTTGAAGATCAACAGAGGTCTCAGCAGAAGATGGGAGGACCATTTGGGTCCACGAGCAGACATGACGACAAGAGGAAGCC ATGCGGTCAGGCGGGCCACTTCATAAAGGATTACCCAGTTGATAGGAGCACAGTGCCGAGGCCTTCATCACAGCCTCAGCCCCATCAGACGAGAGGAGGTGCGAGACTGCAGGTAGCTGGTCGGGTGTACGCTGTGATGGGTGCCGAGGCAACTGGATCAAGTAACCTCATCGTCGGGTCTTGTGTGATAGCTGATAGGAGCTTGCATGTTCTGTATGATTCGGGAGCGACACATTCCTTTGTGTCAGAATCTAGAGTGGTAGAGTTGATGGTGTAA